In Hyphomicrobiaceae bacterium, the following are encoded in one genomic region:
- a CDS encoding HlyD family efflux transporter periplasmic adaptor subunit, translating into MRTRFIVLLGLLVLVGGWAYLRLGNADPTSDWQGWVEGDFLYMGPDEAGRLVSLDVKEGQTVKRGAPLFSVQSDIQDADWRQAKAAVEEAKAKLERTQAAQQRPEEIAVLEAQRRRAQAALDQSGPELKRAKELNEKGFAAQSRLDAAEAAFARDTAALSEVEKQIDVARLQSRREDIDAAKEVVAQAQSRLASAEWRREQRSVSAPADGTVLTIYFRNGEVVPAGRPVVSLLPPANMKVRFYVPQSVVPTLKIGQRISVTCDGCAANIEANISFISPEAEFTPPVIYSREERQKLVFLIEARPTHPELLRVGQPVSVTVLNDEQISKADTPNSKDAGHT; encoded by the coding sequence ATGAGGACCAGATTTATTGTACTCCTGGGCCTTCTTGTGCTGGTGGGCGGATGGGCATATTTGCGCCTTGGCAACGCCGACCCCACGTCGGACTGGCAAGGCTGGGTTGAAGGCGATTTTCTGTATATGGGGCCCGACGAAGCGGGCCGGCTCGTTTCACTTGATGTGAAAGAGGGGCAGACCGTTAAGCGCGGCGCACCTTTATTTTCCGTTCAAAGCGATATTCAGGACGCAGACTGGCGCCAGGCAAAGGCTGCCGTCGAAGAGGCCAAGGCCAAACTGGAGAGGACGCAAGCAGCTCAGCAACGCCCCGAAGAAATCGCAGTTCTTGAGGCCCAGCGCCGACGCGCGCAGGCCGCGCTTGATCAATCGGGCCCCGAGCTAAAGCGCGCCAAGGAGCTTAACGAAAAAGGATTTGCCGCTCAGTCTCGGCTCGATGCCGCCGAAGCCGCCTTTGCGCGCGACACCGCCGCCCTGAGCGAGGTGGAAAAGCAGATCGACGTTGCACGGCTCCAATCTCGGCGGGAAGACATCGATGCGGCCAAAGAGGTTGTCGCTCAGGCCCAGTCACGCCTCGCATCAGCTGAGTGGCGCCGCGAGCAGCGCAGCGTCTCTGCTCCAGCCGATGGCACAGTACTAACAATCTACTTTCGAAACGGAGAAGTCGTACCCGCGGGCCGTCCCGTGGTCTCGCTGCTGCCGCCAGCCAATATGAAGGTGCGCTTCTACGTCCCCCAAAGCGTTGTGCCGACGCTCAAGATCGGCCAGCGCATCAGCGTTACGTGCGACGGCTGCGCGGCGAACATCGAGGCCAACATCAGCTTCATTTCGCCAGAGGCTGAATTCACTCCGCCCGTCATTTACAGCCGCGAAGAGCGCCAAAAACTCGTTTTCCTGATCGAGGCCCGCCCCACCCACCCCGAGCTGCTTCGCGTCGGCCAACCCGTCAGCGTAACCGTGCTAAACGATGAACAGATTTCCAAGGCCGACACACCAAATTCCAAGGATGCAGGCCATACGTGA
- a CDS encoding ABC transporter ATP-binding protein produces MSTAPNEPDIAIEVEGLTKSFDGKVVVRNLSMKVPKGEIYGFLGPNGSGKTTTIRMLCGLLTPDKGRGTCLGFDILTQSRLIKQRVGYMTQRFSLYQDLSIRENLEFVARIYGIPNPRRAALEAMQKLGLEGRQEQLAGELSGGWKQRLALGACILPEPELLLLDEPTAGVDPKARREFWNEIHALSADGLTVLVSTHYMDEAERCHEIAYLAYGELLAHGTIDDVVAKSGLVTWTVSGAEDPHSLAQELEDLDGVDMVSPFGATLHVSGADKEKLERAIAPYRARPNLKWRHSEASLEDVFIDLMRQGRDNFGEPSG; encoded by the coding sequence GTGAGTACTGCACCAAACGAGCCAGATATTGCTATCGAAGTCGAAGGATTGACGAAATCGTTCGACGGCAAGGTCGTGGTCCGAAATCTGTCCATGAAGGTGCCGAAGGGGGAGATTTACGGCTTCCTCGGTCCTAACGGATCCGGCAAGACGACGACGATCCGAATGCTTTGCGGTTTGCTGACGCCTGACAAGGGGCGCGGCACATGCTTGGGCTTCGACATTCTCACCCAGAGCAGGCTGATCAAGCAGCGCGTCGGCTACATGACGCAGCGCTTCTCGCTCTATCAGGACCTCTCTATCCGCGAAAATCTCGAATTCGTGGCGCGCATCTATGGAATCCCGAACCCGCGGCGGGCGGCGCTGGAAGCCATGCAGAAGCTCGGGCTCGAAGGTCGCCAGGAGCAGCTCGCAGGAGAGCTTTCCGGCGGTTGGAAGCAACGGCTGGCACTCGGCGCGTGCATTCTACCTGAGCCCGAGTTGTTGCTGCTCGACGAACCCACCGCCGGGGTCGACCCAAAGGCGCGACGCGAATTCTGGAATGAGATCCATGCGCTCTCCGCTGATGGCCTGACCGTCCTCGTTTCGACCCACTACATGGACGAGGCCGAACGGTGTCACGAGATCGCCTATCTCGCCTATGGTGAGTTGCTCGCGCACGGCACTATTGATGATGTGGTCGCAAAATCCGGACTTGTGACATGGACCGTGTCGGGTGCTGAAGATCCTCATTCTCTAGCTCAAGAGCTGGAGGATCTGGATGGCGTGGACATGGTTTCCCCGTTCGGCGCTACACTGCACGTGTCGGGTGCAGACAAGGAAAAGCTCGAGCGCGCCATCGCTCCTTATCGCGCGCGTCCTAATCTGAAGTGGCGGCATTCCGAGGCTTCCCTGGAAGACGTCTTCATCGATCTGATGCGTCAGGGCCGCGACAACTTCGGGGAGCCGAGCGGCTAA
- a CDS encoding ABC transporter permease: protein MAKIPRYRSTSFARFSAMFVKEFIQLKRDRITFATMIVVPLMQLLLFGFAINTNPRHLPTALLMQEQTDLSRSILAALRNTSYFDINVMARSSKELDEAIVSGKVLFGVEVPANFERDVRRGNNPAILVIADATDPVAAGTALGALEPIITSALKADRAIPVSQTASSAFRIIQHRRYNPAGITALNIVPGLLGTILTLTMLIFTSLSVTREVERGTMESLLAMPMEPVEIMLGKIAPYIIVGFVQAAIILTAGVYVFRVPIEGSLPLLAGLTTLFVTANLSVGYTFSTIAKNQLQAIQMSMMWFLPNILLSGFMFPFAGMPAWAQAIGQFLPLTHFLRIVRGIMLKGAGITVLSTEIVWLTALMLIAMTIAVTRFRKTLD from the coding sequence ATGGCCAAAATTCCCCGATACCGCTCGACGAGCTTTGCGCGTTTTTCAGCGATGTTCGTCAAAGAGTTCATCCAGCTCAAGCGGGATCGCATCACGTTCGCCACGATGATCGTGGTGCCCCTCATGCAGCTTCTACTGTTCGGCTTCGCGATCAACACCAACCCGCGTCATCTGCCAACGGCGCTGCTCATGCAGGAACAAACGGATTTGAGCCGCTCCATCCTGGCAGCTCTGCGCAACACCTCGTATTTCGACATCAACGTCATGGCCCGATCGAGCAAGGAGCTGGATGAGGCGATTGTGTCGGGCAAGGTCCTTTTCGGCGTGGAGGTTCCAGCCAACTTCGAACGCGATGTGCGGCGGGGTAACAATCCGGCCATCCTCGTCATTGCAGACGCGACGGATCCGGTTGCGGCGGGGACGGCACTCGGTGCTCTGGAACCCATCATCACGTCCGCGCTAAAGGCGGACCGCGCTATTCCCGTCTCGCAAACAGCCAGCAGCGCATTCCGTATCATTCAACACCGGCGCTACAATCCGGCGGGCATTACCGCGCTCAACATCGTGCCCGGTCTGCTTGGCACCATCCTCACCTTGACGATGCTGATCTTCACCTCGCTCTCGGTGACCCGCGAGGTTGAGCGCGGCACCATGGAGAGTCTGCTGGCCATGCCGATGGAACCGGTCGAAATCATGCTCGGCAAGATCGCGCCCTATATCATCGTCGGCTTCGTCCAGGCGGCGATCATTCTCACGGCCGGCGTGTACGTTTTCCGGGTCCCGATCGAAGGCAGCTTGCCGCTGCTCGCCGGTCTCACCACCCTGTTCGTTACCGCAAATCTATCTGTCGGATACACCTTCTCGACGATCGCCAAAAACCAGCTTCAAGCCATCCAGATGTCGATGATGTGGTTCCTGCCCAACATTCTACTATCGGGTTTCATGTTTCCCTTCGCCGGTATGCCAGCATGGGCGCAAGCGATCGGACAATTCTTGCCACTGACGCACTTCCTGCGCATCGTGCGCGGGATCATGCTGAAGGGCGCAGGGATTACCGTTCTGTCCACCGAAATCGTCTGGTTGACGGCGCTTATGCTGATCGCCATGACAATCGCCGTCACACGTTTCCGCAAGACTTTGGACTAA
- the arsC gene encoding arsenate reductase (glutaredoxin) (This arsenate reductase requires both glutathione and glutaredoxin to convert arsenate to arsenite, after which the efflux transporter formed by ArsA and ArsB can extrude the arsenite from the cell, providing resistance.), with protein MTITIYHNPACGTSRNTLAMIRQSGAEPNIIEYLKTPPSRAQLVKLIKAMGVFPRDVLRAKGGLYDELGLENPKWTDAELIDFMIAHPVLINRPIVVTPKGTRLCRPSELVLELLDNPAIGAFTKEDGEIVKDKSKGKSKK; from the coding sequence TTGACGATAACGATCTACCACAACCCTGCCTGCGGGACCTCCCGCAATACCCTGGCGATGATCCGCCAGTCCGGGGCTGAACCCAACATCATCGAATACCTGAAGACCCCCCCGTCGCGCGCGCAACTGGTGAAGCTCATCAAGGCTATGGGGGTTTTCCCGCGGGATGTCCTGCGCGCCAAGGGCGGCCTCTATGATGAGCTGGGCCTCGAAAATCCCAAATGGACCGACGCAGAGCTGATCGACTTCATGATTGCGCACCCCGTCCTGATAAACCGGCCAATCGTGGTAACTCCAAAAGGCACTCGGCTTTGCCGTCCTTCCGAATTAGTGCTCGAATTGCTCGACAATCCTGCTATCGGAGCCTTCACCAAGGAAGACGGCGAGATCGTCAAGGACAAGTCTAAGGGAAAATCCAAAAAGTGA
- the arsH gene encoding arsenical resistance protein ArsH: MKTDAFHLPDLGKLGARASHRPRILLLYGSVRERSFSRLLAQEAARLLESLEADTRVFDPSGLPLPDDASDSHPKVRELRELVEWSEGQVWSSPERHGAMSAILKAQIDWLPLNSGAVRPTQGKTLALLQVCGGSQSFNAVNQMRVLGRWMRMITIPNQSSVAKAFQEFDEHGRMRPSAFYDRVVDVMEELMKFTLLTRDISDYLTDRYSERVETAEQLSARVNLKEAAGT; encoded by the coding sequence ATAAAAACGGACGCCTTCCATCTGCCGGATCTTGGCAAACTTGGTGCGCGCGCCAGCCATCGGCCACGCATTCTGCTGCTTTACGGCTCCGTGCGCGAACGTTCCTTCAGTCGATTACTCGCGCAAGAAGCCGCCCGGCTTCTGGAAAGTCTAGAGGCTGACACCAGAGTTTTCGATCCGAGCGGACTGCCTCTTCCCGACGACGCAAGCGATAGCCACCCCAAGGTCCGCGAACTGCGCGAACTGGTAGAGTGGTCGGAAGGCCAGGTGTGGAGTTCGCCGGAGCGACATGGCGCCATGAGTGCGATCTTGAAAGCGCAGATTGACTGGCTCCCGCTCAATTCAGGGGCGGTGCGTCCTACACAAGGTAAAACGCTTGCTCTCCTGCAAGTCTGTGGTGGATCGCAATCTTTCAACGCGGTCAATCAAATGCGCGTCCTGGGCCGCTGGATGCGCATGATCACCATCCCCAACCAATCCTCGGTTGCCAAAGCCTTCCAGGAATTCGATGAGCATGGACGTATGCGTCCGTCTGCATTCTACGACCGCGTCGTGGATGTGATGGAAGAACTTATGAAGTTCACACTGCTGACGCGCGACATCTCTGATTATCTGACAGATCGCTACAGCGAACGGGTGGAAACCGCCGAGCAACTTTCCGCGCGCGTTAATCTGAAAGAGGCGGCAGGCACCTGA